One stretch of Ooceraea biroi isolate clonal line C1 chromosome 4, Obir_v5.4, whole genome shotgun sequence DNA includes these proteins:
- the LOC105286170 gene encoding uncharacterized protein LOC105286170 isoform X2, with translation MIVTDAVASTVASVSGAICLLNPLNAIAGAMEFITLELRPRLQSCNVFIAVREEFRSKKNIEIKLLESNVILVLERNSVKFSLPFVKVIPTSLSALNVTGNWISFRLQMAPLESVFGSFNTEIVTDSSRTVERSVTRSPPLLDDIKLLFESSGCNILCTCCKSVISKSISFKRFLPLPDTEYDPDEWFCCRHTSKSVPRSSDVQPRETDYLYGFCFSVLHESIFADNVQVWNCCIDYKPCSGASSTVNATDPLGDFLMLVRVSLSEARGAVGEAGEIILQTSHGRRSHWLWIRAMDRKLSLMTEPSHGVSHDTNTDTIFLQQKYVAKVLYKYGASGVTTTASTIDNTDATYHESCCRSRLFFRLYRLTRNDQLNITALSLNNVEFAYALLSYSVYIFIFLHKTIKEILLKDSDRHYFSLREARLARNRSHHT, from the exons ATGATCG TTACAGACGCGGTTGCGTCCACAGTTGCATCAGTATCGGGTGCAATCTGCTTGCTGAATCCGCTGAATGCCATTGCTGGAGCAATGGAGTTTATAACGTTGGAACTGAGACCACGGTTACAGTCGTGCAACGTATTTATCGCTGTGCGAGAAGAGTTTCGCTCTAAGAAAAACATTGAAATTAAGCTCTTGGAAAGTAACGTGATATTGGTACTCGAGAGGAATAGCGTAAAGTTCTCACTGCCATTTGTAAAGGTTATACCCACTTCACTGTCCGCGTTAAATGTAACGGGTAATTGGATTTCCTTTCGTTTACAAATGGCGCCGCTGGAGTCTGTATTTGGATCGTTCAATACAGAAATCGTGACAGATTCGAGCAGAACGGTCGAGCGTTCGGTTACTCGTTCACCACCCCTTTTAGACGATATCAAGTTATTGTTCGAGTCATCGGGATGTAACATATTATGCACCTGTTGTAAGAGCGTCATCTCGAAGTCGATTAGCTTCAAGAGGTTTCTACCTCTACCCGACACGGAGTACGATCCAGACGAATGGTTCTGCTGCAGGCACACCTCCAAGAGCGTCCCAAGATCGAGCGACGTACAACCACGAGAAACGGATTATCTCTATGGTTTTTGCTTCTCGGTGTTGCACGAGAGTATTTTTGCCGATAATGTACAG GTATGGAACTGCTGCATCGATTACAAACCATGCAGCGGTGCATCGAGCACCGTAAACGCTACTGATCCGCTCGGTGATTTTCTGATGCTCGTAAGAGTCTCACTGAGCGAAGCTCGAGGAGCAGTGGGAGAAGCTGGAGAAATTATCCTACAAACGTCTCACGGCAGACGGAGTCATTGGCTTTGGATAAGAGCGATGGATCGTAAATTAAGTTTAATGACGGAGCCTAGTCACGGTGTGAGCCACGATACCAATACCGATACGATTTTCTTACAACAGAAGTACGTTGCCAAAGTTTTGTACAAGTATGGGGCCAGTGGTGTCACTACTACCGCTAGTACTATTGATAACACCGATGCTACGTACCACGAA AGCTGTTGCCGCAGCAGACTGTTTTTTCGGTTATATCGTCTTACAAGAAACGATCAACTGAATATCACAGCTTTGTCGTTGAATAACGTCGAGTTTGCGTACGCATTACTCTCATACtctgtgtatatatttatttttctacataaaacaataaaagaaatactGCTAAAAGACTCAGATCGTCATTACTTTTCTCTGAGAGAAGCGCGACTGGCACGGAATCGCTCACATCACACTTAG
- the LOC105286170 gene encoding uncharacterized protein LOC105286170 isoform X3, with amino-acid sequence MIVTDAVASTVASVSGAICLLNPLNAIAGAMEFITLELRPRLQSCNVFIAVREEFRSKKNIEIKLLESNVILVLERNSVKFSLPFVKVIPTSLSALNVTGNWISFRLQMAPLESVFGSFNTEIVTDSSRTVERSVTRSPPLLDDIKLLFESSGCNILCTCCKSVISKSISFKRFLPLPDTEYDPDEWFCCRHTSKSVPRSSDVQPRETDYLYGFCFSVLHESIFADNVQVDDSTLTCSKCFLRIGMLYAYSLFKVWNCCIDYKPCSGASSTVNATDPLGDFLMLVRVSLSEARGAVGEAGEIILQTSHGRRSHWLWIRAMDRKLSLMTEPSHGVSHDTNTDTIFLQQKYVAKVLYKYGASGVTTTASTIDNTDATYHEVSLSVIEAGLKYLLSSTKRLPHIYRAVAAADCFFGYIVLQETIN; translated from the exons ATGATCG TTACAGACGCGGTTGCGTCCACAGTTGCATCAGTATCGGGTGCAATCTGCTTGCTGAATCCGCTGAATGCCATTGCTGGAGCAATGGAGTTTATAACGTTGGAACTGAGACCACGGTTACAGTCGTGCAACGTATTTATCGCTGTGCGAGAAGAGTTTCGCTCTAAGAAAAACATTGAAATTAAGCTCTTGGAAAGTAACGTGATATTGGTACTCGAGAGGAATAGCGTAAAGTTCTCACTGCCATTTGTAAAGGTTATACCCACTTCACTGTCCGCGTTAAATGTAACGGGTAATTGGATTTCCTTTCGTTTACAAATGGCGCCGCTGGAGTCTGTATTTGGATCGTTCAATACAGAAATCGTGACAGATTCGAGCAGAACGGTCGAGCGTTCGGTTACTCGTTCACCACCCCTTTTAGACGATATCAAGTTATTGTTCGAGTCATCGGGATGTAACATATTATGCACCTGTTGTAAGAGCGTCATCTCGAAGTCGATTAGCTTCAAGAGGTTTCTACCTCTACCCGACACGGAGTACGATCCAGACGAATGGTTCTGCTGCAGGCACACCTCCAAGAGCGTCCCAAGATCGAGCGACGTACAACCACGAGAAACGGATTATCTCTATGGTTTTTGCTTCTCGGTGTTGCACGAGAGTATTTTTGCCGATAATGTACAGGTGGATGACAGCACATTGACTTGCAGCAAATGCTTCTTACGTATAGGTATGCTTTACGCGTATAGTTTATTCAAGGTATGGAACTGCTGCATCGATTACAAACCATGCAGCGGTGCATCGAGCACCGTAAACGCTACTGATCCGCTCGGTGATTTTCTGATGCTCGTAAGAGTCTCACTGAGCGAAGCTCGAGGAGCAGTGGGAGAAGCTGGAGAAATTATCCTACAAACGTCTCACGGCAGACGGAGTCATTGGCTTTGGATAAGAGCGATGGATCGTAAATTAAGTTTAATGACGGAGCCTAGTCACGGTGTGAGCCACGATACCAATACCGATACGATTTTCTTACAACAGAAGTACGTTGCCAAAGTTTTGTACAAGTATGGGGCCAGTGGTGTCACTACTACCGCTAGTACTATTGATAACACCGATGCTACGTACCACGAAGTAAGTTTGTCTGTGATAGAAGCTGGATTAAAGTACTTGTTGTCGTCTACAAAGCGACTGCCTCACATTTACAGAGCTGTTGCCGCAGCAGACTGTTTTTTCGGTTATATCGTCTTACAAGAAACGATCAACTGA
- the LOC105286170 gene encoding uncharacterized protein LOC105286170 isoform X1: MIVTDAVASTVASVSGAICLLNPLNAIAGAMEFITLELRPRLQSCNVFIAVREEFRSKKNIEIKLLESNVILVLERNSVKFSLPFVKVIPTSLSALNVTGNWISFRLQMAPLESVFGSFNTEIVTDSSRTVERSVTRSPPLLDDIKLLFESSGCNILCTCCKSVISKSISFKRFLPLPDTEYDPDEWFCCRHTSKSVPRSSDVQPRETDYLYGFCFSVLHESIFADNVQVDDSTLTCSKCFLRIGMLYAYSLFKVWNCCIDYKPCSGASSTVNATDPLGDFLMLVRVSLSEARGAVGEAGEIILQTSHGRRSHWLWIRAMDRKLSLMTEPSHGVSHDTNTDTIFLQQKYVAKVLYKYGASGVTTTASTIDNTDATYHESCCRSRLFFRLYRLTRNDQLNITALSLNNVEFAYALLSYSVYIFIFLHKTIKEILLKDSDRHYFSLREARLARNRSHHT, encoded by the exons ATGATCG TTACAGACGCGGTTGCGTCCACAGTTGCATCAGTATCGGGTGCAATCTGCTTGCTGAATCCGCTGAATGCCATTGCTGGAGCAATGGAGTTTATAACGTTGGAACTGAGACCACGGTTACAGTCGTGCAACGTATTTATCGCTGTGCGAGAAGAGTTTCGCTCTAAGAAAAACATTGAAATTAAGCTCTTGGAAAGTAACGTGATATTGGTACTCGAGAGGAATAGCGTAAAGTTCTCACTGCCATTTGTAAAGGTTATACCCACTTCACTGTCCGCGTTAAATGTAACGGGTAATTGGATTTCCTTTCGTTTACAAATGGCGCCGCTGGAGTCTGTATTTGGATCGTTCAATACAGAAATCGTGACAGATTCGAGCAGAACGGTCGAGCGTTCGGTTACTCGTTCACCACCCCTTTTAGACGATATCAAGTTATTGTTCGAGTCATCGGGATGTAACATATTATGCACCTGTTGTAAGAGCGTCATCTCGAAGTCGATTAGCTTCAAGAGGTTTCTACCTCTACCCGACACGGAGTACGATCCAGACGAATGGTTCTGCTGCAGGCACACCTCCAAGAGCGTCCCAAGATCGAGCGACGTACAACCACGAGAAACGGATTATCTCTATGGTTTTTGCTTCTCGGTGTTGCACGAGAGTATTTTTGCCGATAATGTACAGGTGGATGACAGCACATTGACTTGCAGCAAATGCTTCTTACGTATAGGTATGCTTTACGCGTATAGTTTATTCAAGGTATGGAACTGCTGCATCGATTACAAACCATGCAGCGGTGCATCGAGCACCGTAAACGCTACTGATCCGCTCGGTGATTTTCTGATGCTCGTAAGAGTCTCACTGAGCGAAGCTCGAGGAGCAGTGGGAGAAGCTGGAGAAATTATCCTACAAACGTCTCACGGCAGACGGAGTCATTGGCTTTGGATAAGAGCGATGGATCGTAAATTAAGTTTAATGACGGAGCCTAGTCACGGTGTGAGCCACGATACCAATACCGATACGATTTTCTTACAACAGAAGTACGTTGCCAAAGTTTTGTACAAGTATGGGGCCAGTGGTGTCACTACTACCGCTAGTACTATTGATAACACCGATGCTACGTACCACGAA AGCTGTTGCCGCAGCAGACTGTTTTTTCGGTTATATCGTCTTACAAGAAACGATCAACTGAATATCACAGCTTTGTCGTTGAATAACGTCGAGTTTGCGTACGCATTACTCTCATACtctgtgtatatatttatttttctacataaaacaataaaagaaatactGCTAAAAGACTCAGATCGTCATTACTTTTCTCTGAGAGAAGCGCGACTGGCACGGAATCGCTCACATCACACTTAG
- the LOC105286169 gene encoding oxysterol-binding protein-related protein 9, which produces MSTMEGSLSKWTNVVNGWQYRWFVLDDNAGLLSYYTSKEKMMRGARRGCVRLRGAIIGIHDEDDSTFTITTSSSKDDPKTFHFQTRNGEERERWVRALEDTILRHSHARWDPKKAPPKHDFDRKVAEADVYLQLLIEQIKLIEGKQSTVEDEEQQKKYTTVLSQANAMLNSVKHTIVQLQIAKNTAIPVNGIYRGPPNSIHVSPSLSRVATAEPEATVQTGIELGSECVEPRVPTLPNVVDRDLPVPQFSYSSSDEDDDYFDAADEIPSPLVQNHVTLHSDNGRLHSLGENVAVDKRKEPPLPPVKGDGSVDYDALYEEESETEMDSMESHGSVVTHLLSQVKIGMDLTKVALPTFILERRSLLEMYADYFAHPDQFVSIADMPTPRDRMVQVIRWYLCSFHAGRKSGVAKKPYNPILGEIFRCHWNLPNASPTDNPTDSNSKLVSDGPVPWCKENQLAFTAEQVSHHPPVSAFYAEHIGKKISFGAHVWTKSKFLGLSIGVHNVGKGWVNVLQHDEEYVLTFPNGYGRSILTVPWIELGGTVTISCVQTGYHATVEFLTKPFYGGKRNRITCQAFQASEKKPFLIINGEWSGAMEAKWSDGRSEVFADVRELCTEKKLVKTVCEQEECESRRVWRDVTVGLRINDMDKATAAKCAIEQKQREEARLRKENNVAWQTKLFKETKDGDWMYIRPLIDRIRNSSDQTNVT; this is translated from the exons ATGTCGACGATGGAAGGTTCGCTCAGCAAGTGGACGAATGTTGTTAACGGATGGCAATATCGATGGTTCGTTTTGGATGACAATGCTGGCCTCCTGTCGTATTACACG AGTAAGGAAAAAATGATGCGCGGTGCACGTCGTGGCTGCGTACGATTAAGAGGTGCCATCATTGGCATTCATGATGAAGACGACAGCACGTTTACCATAACGACGTCATCTTCTAAAGATGATCCAAAGACGTTTCACTTTCAAACACGTAacggggaagagagagaacgttGGGTCCGGGCTCTGGAAGACACGATACTTCGACACTCTCACGCG AGATGGGATCCTAAAAAGGCACCTCCTAAACACGATTTTGATCGCAAAGTGGCCGAAGCCGATGTTTATCTTCAACTCTTAATCGAGCAGATTAAATTGATCGAAGGGAAACAGAGTACGGTCGAGGACGAGGAGCAGCAGAAAAAGTATACCACTGTCTTGTCGCAAGCTAACGCTATGCTCAATTCCGTTAAACATACCATTGTCCAGCTACAAATTGCAAAG AATACGGCGATACCGGTTAACGGGATATATAGGGGACCACCGAATTCCATACATGTCTCACCTTCGTTATCTCGCg TTGCAACTGCAGAACCAGAAGCAACGGTGCAAACTGGCATTGAATTGGGTTCGGAATGCGTGGAGCCAAGAGTGCCCACGTTACCGAATG TTGTGGACAGGGACCTGCCGGTACCGCAATTCTCGTATTCATCGTCCGACGAGGATGACGATTATTTCGACGCCGCGGACGAAATACCGTCTCCGCTTGTCCAGAATCACGTTACGCT gCACTCAGATAACGGGCGGTTACACTCGCTTGGGGAAAATGTCGCGGTAGATAAACGCAAAGAACCACCTTTACCACCCGTCAAGGGCGATGGATCAGTTGATTACGATG CTCTTTACGAAGAAGAAAGCGAAACGGAAA TGGACTCCATGGAGAGTCATGGCTCAGTCGTGACTCATCTCTTGTCCCAAGTAAAGATTGGTATGGACCTGACGAAAGTTGCCTTACCGACGTTTATTCTGGAGCGCAGGTCGCTTCTTGAGATGTACGCGGATTACTTCGCTCACCCTGACCAGTTTGTGAG CATCGCAGATATGCCCACACCCCGAGACAGGATGGTGCAGGTGATACGTTGGTACTTGTGTAGCTTTCATGCGGGACGTAAATCCGGTGTAGCTAAGAAGCCGTATAATCCCATATTAGGTGAAATCTTTCGGTGCCATTGGAACCTACCCAATGCCAGTCCTACCGACAATCCTACAGATTCCAATAGCAAGCTTGTATCGGATGGTCCCGTACCATGGTGCAAAGAGAATCAACTTGCTTTTACCGCTGAACAAGTCTCGCATCATCCACCAG TTAGTGCATTTTACGCCGAGCACATTGGGAAGAAGATCAGCTTCGGAGCTCACGTATGGACAAAGAGCAAATTCTTGGGCCTGAGTATAGGAGTACACAACGTGGGCAAGGGCTGGGTGAATGTGCTGCAACACGACGAGGAATATGTTTTAACTTTCCCCAACGGTTACGGTAGATCTATCCTCACCGTACCGTGGATAGAGCTAGGAGGAACCGTAACGATAAGTTGCGTACAAACTGGCTATCATGCGACGGTAGAATTTTTAACGAAACCTTTTTACGGCGGTAAGCGGAATCGAATAACGTGTCAAGCGTTTCAAGCGAGCGAGAAAAAGCCGTTTCTCATCATCAATGGAGAATGGAGTGGCGCGATGGAAGCAAAGTGGTCGGATGGT AGGAGCGAAGTTTTCGCTGACGTGAGAGAACTCTGCACGGAGAAGAAATTGGTTAAAACGGTGTGCGAGCAAGAGGAATGCGAGTCACGGAGGGTCTGGCGCGACGTGACGGTCGGTCTACGTATCAACGACATGGATAAAGCTACGGCCGCGAAATGTGCGATCGAGCAGAAGCAACGAGAAGAAGCGCGCCTTCGAAAGGAGAATAACGTTGCGTGGCAGACGAAG CTCTTCAAGGAAACCAAAGACGGTGACTGGATGTACATAAGACCTCTTATCGACAGAATACGCAATTCTAGTGATCAAACGAATGTTACATAA